A single region of the Geitlerinema sp. PCC 9228 genome encodes:
- a CDS encoding DoxX family protein, whose product MNAIVIFGRLCLAAIFVYGSITGILDFSMKQEMIANKGLPIPTVLLLGNIVFQIVGAISLITGLQTRWGSLVLIVFLVPTTLVFHNFWVNSEETIPFLKNLGLIGGLLMVYSLASYMDD is encoded by the coding sequence GTGAACGCCATTGTTATTTTCGGCAGGTTGTGTCTGGCAGCGATTTTCGTTTATGGCAGTATTACAGGTATCCTTGATTTTTCGATGAAACAGGAAATGATAGCCAATAAAGGGTTGCCGATTCCTACGGTATTGTTGTTGGGAAATATTGTTTTCCAAATTGTGGGTGCTATCTCTTTAATTACGGGATTGCAAACTCGTTGGGGGTCTTTGGTATTAATTGTATTTTTGGTGCCAACTACTTTGGTTTTTCACAATTTTTGGGTCAATTCGGAAGAAACCATTCCCTTTTTGAAGAATTTGGGTTTAATTGGTGGATTGCTGATGGTGTATTCTCTGGCTAGTTATATGGACGATTAA